One window of Brevibacterium pigmentatum genomic DNA carries:
- a CDS encoding carbon-nitrogen hydrolase family protein: protein MRTVAVVQAGSVPFDAEASVDKAIARLREAAGNGAELVVFPEAFIGGYPKGSTFGAPVGMRTEQGRAQFQRYFDGAIAVDGPEMGKLAEAAREVGAFVVIGIIERSGNTLYCTAVMVDPELGVVGAHRKLMPTGTERVIWGFGDGSTLDTMDTPFGRVGSVICWENYMPLLRQAMYAKGVELYCAPTVDDRPTWTATMTHIALEGRTHVLSACQFITKSEFPDDHPFDEELPYGETAIRGGSVIIAPTGEVLAGPVYEEETILYADIDLGAKTRSHLDFDPVGHYARPDVFELRVDTRAKGSVSFE from the coding sequence ATGCGCACAGTGGCAGTCGTCCAGGCAGGTTCCGTTCCATTCGATGCCGAAGCGTCGGTCGACAAGGCGATCGCCAGGCTGAGGGAGGCCGCCGGCAACGGGGCCGAGCTCGTCGTGTTCCCCGAAGCATTCATCGGCGGCTATCCGAAGGGCAGCACCTTCGGTGCCCCCGTCGGGATGCGCACCGAGCAAGGTCGCGCGCAGTTCCAGCGGTACTTCGACGGAGCGATCGCCGTCGATGGCCCCGAGATGGGCAAGCTCGCCGAGGCAGCCCGCGAGGTCGGTGCCTTCGTCGTCATCGGCATCATCGAACGTTCCGGCAACACCCTCTATTGCACAGCCGTGATGGTCGACCCGGAACTCGGGGTCGTCGGCGCACACCGGAAGCTCATGCCCACCGGCACCGAGCGTGTGATCTGGGGTTTCGGGGACGGGTCGACCCTCGACACGATGGACACACCTTTCGGCCGAGTGGGCAGTGTCATCTGCTGGGAGAACTACATGCCGCTGCTGCGCCAGGCGATGTATGCCAAGGGAGTCGAACTCTACTGCGCGCCGACCGTCGATGACCGTCCGACGTGGACGGCGACGATGACGCATATCGCCTTAGAGGGCCGCACTCACGTGCTCTCGGCATGCCAGTTCATCACGAAGAGCGAATTCCCCGACGACCATCCCTTCGACGAAGAACTGCCCTACGGTGAGACCGCCATCCGCGGCGGCAGCGTCATCATCGCACCTACCGGCGAGGTGCTGGCCGGACCGGTCTACGAGGAGGAGACGATCCTCTACGCCGACATCGACCTCGGGGCCAAAACCCGTTCGCACCTCGACTTCGACCCGGTCGGCCACTACGCCCGGCCGGACGTCTTCGAGCTGCGAGTCGACACCCGTGCGAAAGGTTCCGTGTCGTTCGAGTGA
- a CDS encoding hydantoinase B/oxoprolinase family protein yields the protein MTTTTEQSTSTLDPVTFEVLKNAFATSVDLMSEQILRTCYSFVIYSRDFSSALCDRYGNTVMQGSADIAVHVGTLHFQCKAVMEEFGDDINPGDVFLINDPYRGGTHFNDVSFIRPIFADDEIIGFAQNKGHWADIGGSVPGSFDVSASEHFGEGLRITPLRVWHKGRFLHDVAQLLVSNTRAPDQALGDLNAQAEATAVCEREVLRLVDKYSKDTVLDAMQETQDYVCRTVLAGLGDLPKGEWETVDFLDGDPAKGEGLAPIRVKLTLDGTGIHYDLTGSAEAVSTFLNSGYGTTFSAIYAGTKTFFPEVPLNSGFYQAVTAEIGEEGTVVNAGWPHAVTGFCSGPYEKVMNAIFELWSHIMPERAMACAFNLEYLLVGGHDARTESSPYFMWYDWMAGGWGGRSTKDGSSATSPVFGTGLAVQPVEGQERLTPVVTTQHSISTDSGGPGRFRGGCGVNKGGILTDATGAVMSYCCDRGRSTTWGINGGLPSIPHGVWLNPSSENPRYLGATFSNVAISPGDTFERPSAGGGGFGDPLERSTAEVLEDVIDGYVSIDRATKDYGVVVREIDAELDEYEIDEAATAKERERIRSERASWLDADPAEVARRYRDGEITVHDVIRQYGVVLDWGTGELLEKSTGQFRDSMRARSASFWS from the coding sequence ATGACCACAACGACGGAACAGTCGACGTCCACTCTCGACCCGGTGACCTTCGAAGTGCTGAAGAACGCCTTCGCCACCAGCGTCGACCTCATGAGCGAGCAGATCCTGCGGACCTGCTATTCGTTTGTCATCTATTCCCGCGACTTCTCGTCAGCTCTCTGCGACCGCTACGGAAACACCGTCATGCAGGGCAGTGCTGACATCGCCGTTCACGTCGGCACCCTGCATTTCCAGTGCAAGGCCGTCATGGAGGAGTTCGGTGACGACATCAACCCCGGCGACGTCTTCCTCATCAACGACCCCTACCGCGGCGGCACGCACTTCAACGATGTCAGCTTCATCCGTCCGATCTTCGCGGACGACGAGATCATCGGCTTCGCGCAGAACAAGGGGCATTGGGCCGATATCGGTGGATCCGTACCCGGCTCGTTCGATGTCTCGGCCAGTGAGCACTTCGGTGAGGGACTGCGCATCACCCCGTTGCGAGTGTGGCACAAGGGCCGGTTCCTCCACGATGTCGCGCAGCTGCTCGTATCGAACACTCGCGCTCCGGACCAGGCGCTCGGTGATCTCAACGCCCAGGCCGAAGCCACTGCTGTATGCGAACGTGAAGTGCTCCGCCTCGTCGACAAATATTCGAAGGACACGGTTCTCGACGCGATGCAGGAGACGCAGGACTATGTCTGCCGCACGGTCCTCGCCGGCCTCGGCGACCTGCCGAAGGGCGAGTGGGAGACCGTCGACTTCCTCGACGGCGACCCCGCCAAGGGTGAGGGTCTGGCTCCGATCCGGGTGAAGCTCACCCTCGACGGAACAGGCATCCACTACGACCTCACCGGCTCCGCCGAGGCGGTCTCAACCTTCCTCAACTCCGGCTACGGGACGACGTTCTCGGCGATCTACGCCGGCACGAAGACCTTCTTCCCCGAAGTTCCGCTCAACTCCGGGTTCTATCAGGCCGTGACGGCCGAGATCGGCGAGGAGGGAACGGTCGTCAATGCCGGTTGGCCGCACGCGGTGACAGGGTTCTGCTCGGGACCGTACGAGAAGGTCATGAACGCGATCTTCGAACTCTGGTCCCACATCATGCCCGAACGCGCGATGGCGTGTGCATTCAACCTCGAGTATCTGCTCGTCGGGGGACATGATGCCAGGACCGAATCGAGCCCGTACTTCATGTGGTACGACTGGATGGCCGGCGGCTGGGGCGGCCGATCGACGAAGGACGGCTCGTCGGCGACGTCACCGGTGTTCGGCACTGGTCTCGCTGTTCAGCCGGTCGAGGGCCAGGAACGACTGACCCCAGTGGTCACCACTCAGCACTCGATCAGTACCGACTCCGGCGGACCCGGCCGATTCCGCGGAGGCTGCGGCGTCAACAAGGGCGGCATCCTCACCGATGCGACCGGCGCCGTGATGAGCTACTGCTGCGACCGGGGCCGTTCGACGACGTGGGGCATCAATGGCGGATTGCCCTCGATCCCACACGGAGTCTGGCTCAATCCGTCGTCGGAGAACCCACGCTACTTGGGCGCCACATTCTCGAACGTAGCCATCAGCCCTGGTGACACGTTCGAACGCCCCAGCGCCGGAGGCGGAGGCTTCGGGGATCCGCTCGAGCGGAGCACAGCCGAGGTGCTCGAGGACGTCATCGACGGTTATGTCTCCATCGACCGTGCGACCAAGGACTACGGCGTGGTCGTCCGTGAGATCGATGCCGAACTCGATGAATACGAGATCGACGAGGCCGCGACAGCCAAGGAACGGGAACGGATCCGCTCCGAACGTGCATCCTGGCTGGACGCCGACCCCGCCGAGGTGGCCCGCCGTTACCGCGACGGCGAGATCACCGTCCACGACGTCATCCGCCAGTATGGCGTCGTCCTCGACTGGGGCACCGGTGAACTGCTCGAGAAGTCAACAGGACAGTTCCGCGACAGCATGCGGGCTCGGTCCGCTTCGTTCTGGAGCTGA
- a CDS encoding hydantoinase/oxoprolinase family protein, with product MADLRVAVDVGGTFTDICVFDESTQKMRVTKVPSTPDNPMEAVLNGVKRANIDLSQVELFSHGTTVATNALITRRFPKSAMVTTKGFRDVIEIRDGTKDDLWDAYSDVSGPYIRRRDRFEVTERVDYAGNIVTELDENEARKLGRLLKKRGATTIAVCFINSYANSANEIRMREILAEELPEASISTSAEVLPEIFEHNRFNTTVANAVLGPLVSGYVEQLDSSLTDDGYAGELLLLHSGGGSMTSEMVKKFPVRLAASGIAAGAIAAQHVAEQCGYDNAVGLDMGGTSTDISLIADGELRETNEWEVEYGHPIVFPSIEVLTIGAGGGSLAHIDIAGSLRNGPQSAGADPGPVCYRRGGKEPTNTDANLWLNRLGTDLADGEMTLDRDSSQAAIKEKIADPLGLDIDTAAESIVKVANANMADAVRLVSIRRGLDPRDFALIAFGGAGALHGADVARELNIPSVIVPPSPGVTSALGCLLVDIQHDLSQMFTGVADSADAESVEQHFRELELEGRDRLRHEKVPDEDAVFERGISMRYHGQWRSLQVKMGSGPNALREAVQLFHEEHEKQYAFRQDDTPVEIYQLHLKALGRTPKPTFKPTPVSSKEPGEPIEVRDVYFDGQWHATPVYQRENLPSGAAFIGPAILNQIDSTTVIPPNSSAVIDEWFNIRIALNSEAGEPALASASEKTTQNGL from the coding sequence GTGGCAGATCTACGCGTCGCAGTCGACGTCGGCGGAACGTTCACCGACATCTGCGTTTTCGACGAATCCACCCAGAAGATGAGGGTGACGAAAGTACCTTCGACTCCGGACAACCCGATGGAAGCCGTTCTCAACGGAGTGAAGCGAGCGAACATCGACCTCAGCCAGGTTGAACTCTTCTCGCACGGAACGACCGTGGCGACCAACGCGCTCATCACTCGTAGATTCCCCAAATCGGCGATGGTGACGACCAAAGGATTCCGCGATGTCATCGAGATCCGTGATGGCACGAAGGACGACCTGTGGGACGCGTACTCAGACGTCTCCGGTCCCTACATTCGTCGCCGCGACCGATTCGAAGTCACAGAACGCGTCGACTACGCCGGCAATATCGTCACCGAACTCGATGAAAATGAGGCCCGGAAGCTCGGGCGACTGCTGAAGAAGCGCGGAGCGACGACCATCGCCGTCTGCTTCATCAATTCTTATGCGAACTCCGCAAATGAGATCCGGATGCGAGAGATCCTCGCCGAGGAGCTGCCCGAGGCCAGCATCTCGACGTCGGCGGAAGTGCTGCCGGAGATCTTTGAGCACAACCGATTCAACACGACGGTTGCCAATGCCGTGCTCGGACCGCTGGTGTCCGGCTACGTCGAGCAGCTCGACAGCAGCCTGACCGACGACGGCTATGCCGGAGAACTGCTGCTGCTCCACTCCGGAGGCGGTTCGATGACATCGGAAATGGTCAAGAAATTTCCTGTCAGACTGGCGGCTTCGGGGATCGCCGCAGGAGCCATAGCCGCCCAGCACGTCGCCGAGCAGTGTGGGTACGACAATGCTGTCGGACTGGACATGGGCGGCACCTCGACAGACATCTCGCTCATCGCAGATGGTGAGCTGCGGGAGACGAACGAGTGGGAAGTCGAATACGGTCACCCCATCGTCTTCCCCAGCATCGAGGTGCTCACAATCGGAGCAGGCGGAGGATCGCTGGCACACATCGACATTGCCGGCTCACTGCGAAACGGCCCTCAGTCAGCGGGTGCCGACCCAGGTCCTGTCTGCTATCGACGAGGCGGGAAGGAACCGACGAACACAGATGCGAACCTCTGGCTCAACCGGCTGGGCACCGATCTCGCTGACGGCGAGATGACTCTGGACCGCGACAGCTCTCAGGCGGCAATCAAGGAGAAGATCGCCGACCCGCTCGGGCTCGACATCGACACCGCAGCCGAATCCATCGTCAAGGTCGCTAATGCAAACATGGCCGATGCGGTCCGTCTCGTGTCCATCCGCCGAGGCCTCGATCCGCGAGATTTCGCGCTCATCGCCTTCGGCGGAGCGGGCGCCCTGCACGGAGCGGATGTGGCTCGCGAACTCAACATCCCCTCGGTCATCGTCCCGCCCAGCCCGGGAGTCACCTCGGCGCTGGGATGCCTCCTCGTCGACATTCAGCACGACCTGTCGCAGATGTTCACCGGCGTCGCGGACTCCGCTGATGCCGAATCCGTCGAACAGCACTTCCGTGAGCTCGAGCTCGAAGGTCGAGATCGGCTGCGACATGAGAAGGTCCCTGACGAAGACGCGGTCTTCGAACGCGGGATCTCGATGCGCTATCACGGCCAGTGGAGGTCTTTGCAGGTGAAGATGGGATCGGGGCCGAATGCTCTGCGCGAGGCCGTCCAGCTCTTCCACGAGGAACACGAGAAACAGTACGCCTTCCGGCAGGACGACACCCCCGTCGAGATCTATCAGCTGCATCTCAAAGCGCTCGGCAGAACGCCGAAACCGACCTTCAAACCGACTCCGGTCAGCAGCAAGGAGCCCGGAGAGCCGATCGAGGTCCGCGATGTCTACTTCGACGGTCAGTGGCATGCGACGCCGGTCTACCAGCGCGAGAACCTGCCGTCGGGCGCGGCGTTCATCGGACCGGCGATTCTCAACCAGATCGATTCGACGACTGTCATCCCGCCGAATTCCTCGGCTGTGATCGACGAATGGTTCAACATCCGCATCGCACTGAACTCCGAGGCAGGCGAGCCGGCGCTGGCTTCCGCCTCCGAGAAAACGACACAGAACGGCCTGTGA
- a CDS encoding PucR family transcriptional regulator: protein MFSIDWLSAHWQVNGADEGRISRICENHKSSSSLLEAGPPVCRQWRRQGETQMCSNRNSLTREQIFDELMSGLNSADPLESTLLRAARICRGAGLVVNELGEVVRSVGSAPTHLISQWIHDEVVTDADSARWGEPKAATIGRWHVHAQAVRLRSRNHIIVVAVHDDELVEREDGAAGGRILDVLSKLLRAFEGFESFSISNRREESVRVLRDLEAGVSPGREPALWRLLESFGFVAYEPIRAVRIRLDTADSESARPALPPGGGLVIRESGYGASAIDQTVVCSGDFDIEGRLDTPGLLGVGVSGLFTALSQVPEMLQTADVALGSVRGTKFAFVDRMRPIEWAAARMSSRFDRRLVAAFLNPIVTKPETSTTLRTYVESGGNISEAAGRLHVHENTVRYRIGQIEKVLGARLTDPRTAAEIVLALQCLDSAEHA from the coding sequence GTGTTCTCCATAGACTGGCTTTCGGCGCACTGGCAGGTCAATGGAGCAGACGAAGGAAGAATCAGTAGGATTTGTGAAAATCACAAAAGCTCATCATCGTTGCTGGAAGCCGGCCCGCCGGTGTGTCGGCAATGGCGACGCCAAGGAGAGACGCAGATGTGTTCGAACCGAAATTCGCTGACCCGAGAGCAGATCTTCGACGAGCTGATGAGCGGTCTCAACTCCGCAGATCCCCTCGAGTCGACCCTTCTGCGTGCCGCGAGAATCTGCAGAGGTGCGGGACTCGTCGTCAACGAGCTCGGAGAGGTCGTCCGATCGGTCGGTTCGGCGCCGACTCATCTCATCTCTCAGTGGATACACGATGAAGTCGTCACGGACGCTGACAGTGCACGGTGGGGCGAACCGAAGGCAGCAACAATCGGACGCTGGCACGTTCACGCTCAGGCCGTTCGTCTTCGCAGTCGTAACCACATCATTGTCGTCGCAGTGCACGATGATGAGTTGGTGGAAAGAGAGGACGGCGCAGCCGGTGGGCGGATCCTCGACGTCTTGTCCAAGTTATTGCGGGCTTTCGAGGGCTTCGAATCGTTCTCGATCAGCAATCGGCGGGAGGAATCGGTCCGAGTTCTGCGGGATCTGGAAGCTGGAGTCTCACCGGGACGTGAACCGGCGCTGTGGCGGCTCCTCGAGAGCTTCGGATTCGTCGCCTACGAGCCGATTCGAGCCGTGCGGATTCGTCTCGACACTGCGGACTCCGAGTCAGCGCGACCGGCTCTGCCTCCTGGAGGCGGACTCGTCATCAGGGAATCTGGGTATGGAGCATCGGCGATCGACCAGACCGTGGTGTGCTCGGGGGACTTCGATATCGAGGGCCGCCTGGATACTCCAGGTCTTCTCGGAGTCGGGGTCTCCGGACTCTTCACGGCACTCAGTCAGGTACCGGAGATGCTGCAGACGGCGGACGTGGCGCTTGGCTCAGTGCGAGGTACGAAGTTCGCTTTCGTCGATCGCATGCGCCCGATCGAATGGGCGGCGGCCCGCATGAGTTCACGATTCGACCGCCGCCTCGTCGCTGCTTTCCTCAACCCGATAGTGACCAAGCCCGAAACTTCCACCACACTGCGCACCTACGTGGAAAGCGGCGGCAACATTTCTGAGGCTGCAGGTCGGCTGCATGTGCACGAGAACACTGTTCGTTACCGAATCGGGCAGATCGAGAAGGTATTGGGCGCACGCCTCACCGATCCACGGACGGCCGCAGAAATCGTCCTCGCACTGCAATGTCTCGATTCCGCCGAACACGCGTAG
- a CDS encoding MMPL family transporter produces MPRHLLTSTPPNPDPRRGGPAGDDVNGADTAAAPKQHPKGPVRGRGALLALFAVLLVAWVGISGVGGPYFGKISEVATNDRSSFLPESAESTRAQDQIEKFSDLDYVPAIVVLENSDGVTDNDRSRLDELTKTLEDDELLAADPSPAIPSDDGEALQLILPVSQATTSDDVESIRSAIGKVFPTASAADMTPDQAAEAPTTVADVHVTGPAGFSADLSEAFAGIDGILLLVALIAVFVILIIVYRSPLLPVIVLFTSVAALAASIFIVWHLADAGILLINGQVQGILFILVVGATTDYSLLVVARFRDALLHESDRVRAGLSALKGVLEPIAASGGTVIAGLLVLLLTDLASTRALGPVAAIGIVVAMLAALTFLPAALMIIGRAAFWPFLPRVQAETATPKRGIWARISEAVADHPRRIWVTLVIILAIPLLALPQFKAEGVPQSDFVLGDSEARDGQDILAKHFPGGSGSPAQIVVAKDELNDAAKAVGRLGGVESMTVVANDSPSGTLSIGTDGEIDPPRGMPNGAGSGGSGQPETPAPTEVDGNVLLEATLKSVADSDEAETAVTEIREAVHDIDREALVGGESAVDLDTNTTAEADRALAIPLILVVVTIVLILLLRSLLAPLLLVALTVLSFGTALGVSALVFNDVIGFSGADPSVPLYAFVFLVALGIDYNIFLMSRVREESLRLGTRAGVLKGLVSTGGVITSAGIVLAATFAALAVIPVMFLVQLAFIVTFGVLLDAILVRSLVVPALVYDIGRGVWWPWRKRIPQD; encoded by the coding sequence ATGCCCCGTCACCTCCTGACCTCGACGCCGCCGAACCCCGACCCTCGCCGAGGGGGTCCCGCCGGTGACGACGTAAACGGCGCCGACACAGCTGCCGCGCCCAAACAGCACCCCAAGGGTCCCGTCCGCGGCCGTGGGGCACTGCTCGCACTCTTCGCCGTCCTCCTCGTCGCCTGGGTCGGCATCTCCGGTGTCGGAGGTCCGTACTTCGGCAAGATCTCCGAGGTCGCCACGAACGACCGCTCATCGTTCCTCCCCGAATCCGCGGAGTCCACTCGCGCCCAGGACCAGATCGAGAAGTTCAGCGACCTCGATTACGTTCCCGCCATCGTCGTGCTCGAGAACAGCGACGGAGTCACCGACAACGACCGGTCCCGGCTCGATGAGCTGACGAAGACGCTCGAAGATGATGAGCTGCTGGCCGCCGATCCCTCGCCGGCCATTCCCTCCGATGACGGCGAGGCCCTCCAGCTCATCCTCCCGGTCTCACAGGCGACGACGTCCGATGATGTCGAGTCCATCAGAAGCGCGATCGGCAAGGTCTTCCCGACCGCGTCTGCCGCCGATATGACCCCGGATCAGGCCGCCGAAGCCCCGACCACCGTGGCAGACGTCCACGTCACCGGTCCGGCGGGATTCTCCGCCGACCTCTCCGAAGCCTTCGCCGGCATCGACGGCATCCTCCTGCTCGTCGCGCTCATCGCGGTCTTCGTCATCCTCATCATCGTCTACCGGTCACCGCTGCTGCCCGTCATCGTCCTCTTCACCTCGGTCGCTGCTCTTGCCGCCTCGATCTTCATCGTCTGGCATCTCGCCGATGCCGGTATCCTCCTGATCAACGGGCAGGTCCAAGGCATTCTCTTCATCCTCGTCGTCGGCGCCACCACGGACTACTCCCTCCTCGTCGTCGCCCGGTTCCGCGACGCACTCCTCCATGAGTCCGACCGAGTCAGAGCCGGTCTGAGCGCCCTCAAGGGTGTCCTCGAACCGATCGCGGCCTCCGGCGGCACCGTTATCGCTGGGCTCCTCGTCCTCCTGCTCACCGACCTCGCCTCAACCAGAGCGCTCGGCCCCGTCGCCGCGATCGGCATCGTCGTGGCGATGCTCGCGGCCCTGACCTTCCTGCCCGCCGCACTGATGATCATCGGCCGCGCCGCGTTCTGGCCCTTCCTGCCGCGCGTCCAGGCAGAAACGGCCACACCCAAGCGCGGGATCTGGGCCCGCATCTCCGAGGCGGTTGCCGACCATCCGCGCCGCATCTGGGTCACGCTCGTCATCATCCTCGCCATCCCGCTGCTCGCCCTCCCGCAGTTCAAGGCCGAGGGAGTCCCACAGTCCGACTTCGTCCTCGGCGACTCCGAAGCCCGCGACGGCCAGGACATCCTGGCCAAGCATTTCCCCGGCGGCTCCGGGTCCCCGGCACAGATCGTCGTGGCGAAAGATGAGCTCAACGATGCCGCGAAGGCGGTCGGTCGCCTCGGCGGGGTCGAATCGATGACCGTGGTCGCCAATGATTCACCGAGCGGGACGCTGTCCATCGGCACGGACGGAGAGATCGACCCACCGCGCGGAATGCCGAACGGGGCAGGATCGGGCGGGTCCGGTCAGCCGGAGACGCCGGCCCCCACCGAGGTCGACGGCAATGTCCTGCTGGAAGCGACGCTGAAGTCGGTCGCGGATTCGGACGAAGCCGAAACCGCAGTCACCGAGATCCGCGAGGCTGTGCACGACATCGACCGGGAGGCCCTCGTCGGCGGGGAATCCGCGGTCGACCTCGACACGAACACCACCGCCGAGGCGGACCGGGCCTTGGCGATCCCGCTCATCCTCGTCGTGGTCACGATCGTGCTCATCCTGCTGCTGCGGTCCCTGCTGGCACCGCTGCTGCTCGTGGCGCTGACCGTCCTGTCCTTCGGCACTGCGCTGGGAGTCTCCGCGCTCGTGTTCAACGACGTTATCGGGTTCTCCGGAGCAGACCCCTCGGTGCCGCTCTATGCGTTCGTCTTCCTCGTCGCGCTCGGCATCGACTACAACATCTTCCTCATGTCCAGGGTGCGCGAGGAATCGCTGCGTCTGGGAACCCGGGCCGGCGTGCTCAAGGGACTTGTCTCCACGGGCGGGGTGATCACCTCGGCGGGAATCGTGCTGGCCGCGACCTTCGCCGCGCTCGCCGTCATCCCGGTGATGTTCCTCGTCCAGCTCGCCTTCATCGTCACTTTCGGCGTGCTGCTCGACGCCATCCTCGTGCGCTCGCTCGTCGTCCCGGCGCTCGTCTACGACATCGGACGCGGAGTGTGGTGGCCGTGGCGGAAGCGGATCCCGCAAGACTGA
- a CDS encoding MarR family winged helix-turn-helix transcriptional regulator yields MWHDTSTSGGGPMDKTTPVSSMIRQNGPIKIAAWRLMMEKYQDFYTRFVHEFRTRHGLTVNEFDVLINARPEAQVRHRDLLRSLVISRSALSRLLGKLEDRGLVTQEPDPEDQRGVLVALTEEGLRLCDEAAATNAEIIFASFAGLTDAEADVIFELVSKICPVE; encoded by the coding sequence GTGTGGCATGACACATCGACGAGCGGGGGCGGACCGATGGACAAGACGACTCCGGTGAGCAGCATGATCAGGCAGAACGGCCCAATCAAGATCGCGGCCTGGCGTCTGATGATGGAGAAGTATCAGGACTTCTATACGAGGTTCGTACACGAGTTCCGGACACGGCACGGGCTGACCGTGAACGAGTTCGACGTGCTCATCAACGCCCGACCCGAGGCCCAGGTGCGCCATCGAGACCTGCTGCGCAGCCTCGTGATCAGCCGCAGCGCGCTCAGTCGATTGCTCGGCAAGCTCGAGGATCGTGGCTTGGTCACGCAAGAGCCCGACCCGGAGGATCAGCGCGGGGTGCTCGTCGCCCTGACCGAGGAAGGACTGCGGCTCTGCGACGAGGCGGCCGCGACGAATGCGGAGATCATCTTCGCCAGTTTCGCCGGGCTCACGGATGCCGAGGCCGACGTGATCTTCGAGCTCGTCTCGAAGATCTGCCCGGTCGAGTAG
- a CDS encoding pirin family protein: MSNVETRPDQVVCKAGGLPGPACDQQGRSAVEIITSREVPLGGPRAMIVRRTLPQRQRSLIGPWCFVDHYGPADVSVTGGMDVAPHPHTGLQTVSWLFEGAIQHIDSGGNAGLVMPGEVNLMTAGAGICHSEVSTEETTTLHGVQLWLALPEATRHQPEREFEHFEPAPISFAGGEMLVFLGKLWGTESPVQTHSPLLGAEIRLDPGASIDLPVNPRFEHGVLVDSGDIALENVDLPVAAVGYTGTGVEELSIANRSDEPARLILLGGEPFPEEIVMWWNFVGRTHEEIAAYREEWQAEGDRFGVVDGYVGKGGPGRNADGMGRLPAPRLPDVTIRPRKNPPPQVQGGPAE; encoded by the coding sequence ATGAGCAACGTTGAGACCCGCCCCGATCAAGTGGTCTGCAAGGCCGGGGGACTGCCCGGGCCGGCCTGTGACCAGCAGGGGCGTTCCGCGGTTGAGATCATCACCTCCCGTGAGGTTCCGCTCGGCGGTCCACGGGCGATGATCGTGCGCCGCACCCTGCCGCAGCGGCAGCGCTCCCTCATCGGCCCCTGGTGCTTCGTCGACCATTACGGACCCGCCGATGTCTCGGTCACCGGCGGCATGGACGTCGCTCCGCACCCGCACACCGGACTGCAGACCGTGAGCTGGCTGTTCGAAGGCGCCATCCAGCACATCGACTCCGGCGGCAACGCCGGCCTCGTCATGCCAGGCGAGGTCAACCTCATGACCGCCGGCGCCGGCATCTGCCACTCCGAGGTCTCGACCGAGGAGACCACGACCCTCCACGGGGTCCAGCTGTGGCTGGCCCTGCCCGAGGCCACCCGCCACCAGCCCGAACGCGAATTCGAGCACTTCGAACCCGCCCCTATCTCCTTCGCCGGCGGAGAGATGCTCGTCTTCCTCGGAAAACTCTGGGGAACGGAGTCTCCGGTGCAGACTCATTCGCCGCTGCTCGGCGCCGAGATCCGCCTCGACCCCGGTGCGAGCATCGACCTGCCCGTGAATCCGAGATTCGAGCACGGCGTCCTCGTCGACTCCGGCGATATCGCCCTGGAGAACGTCGACCTGCCCGTCGCGGCGGTCGGCTACACGGGCACCGGTGTTGAAGAGCTAAGCATCGCCAACCGCAGCGACGAACCCGCCCGACTCATCCTCCTCGGCGGCGAACCGTTCCCCGAAGAGATCGTCATGTGGTGGAACTTCGTCGGCCGCACCCATGAAGAGATCGCGGCCTACCGTGAGGAATGGCAGGCCGAAGGTGACCGCTTCGGCGTCGTCGACGGCTACGTCGGGAAGGGTGGGCCCGGCCGCAATGCCGACGGCATGGGGAGGCTTCCCGCGCCGAGGCTGCCCGACGTCACGATCAGACCGCGGAAGAATCCGCCGCCCCAGGTCCAAGGTGGACCCGCGGAATAG
- a CDS encoding GNAT family N-acetyltransferase, which yields MVKTFEDKTGAEVTVSINEATRSYDIAVADGTVAGHAYFLPGPDPETERIFHHTVVDEQFGGRGLSKFLVAEALDDSRERGITVVPVCPLFVKKLQEAGDDYTAQGGKYRNATGADIDIVKSQA from the coding sequence ATGGTGAAGACATTCGAGGACAAGACCGGCGCCGAGGTGACCGTGTCGATCAACGAGGCCACCCGGTCCTATGACATCGCCGTCGCCGACGGCACCGTCGCCGGCCACGCGTATTTTCTGCCCGGTCCCGACCCGGAGACCGAACGCATCTTCCACCACACCGTCGTCGACGAGCAGTTCGGCGGTCGCGGACTGTCGAAGTTCCTCGTCGCCGAAGCGCTCGATGATTCCCGCGAACGCGGAATCACGGTGGTGCCCGTGTGCCCGCTCTTCGTCAAGAAGCTCCAGGAGGCCGGCGACGACTACACGGCACAGGGCGGGAAGTACCGCAACGCCACCGGCGCCGACATCGACATCGTGAAAAGCCAGGCGTGA